Proteins from a genomic interval of Candidatus Palauibacter australiensis:
- a CDS encoding glycine cleavage system protein T has protein sequence MTETFDMALIQRGARLRRSPYFEATLRDGCRSYTVYNHMFLPTRYDDLHAEYEKLLTGVTVWDVSVERQVEITGPDAFEFTNLLTPRDLSKCAVGQGKYVLIGAEDGGIVNDPVLLRLGENHFWLALADSDVLLYAKGVALNAGLDVEICEPDVSPMQVQGPKSKEVVRRLFGEDVLKLRYYWFLETDVDGIPVVVTRTGWSGEVGYEIYLRDGSRGVELWDRVLEAGRDLGISPTGPSDIRRIEAGILNYGIDMTLDTNPWEVGLGWQVDFDQEGDFIGREALARIAEEGPRRLLAGIEISGAPLDLNMHRWPVRAGGGVNGEGGAIGFVTSAVYSPRLGKNIGYAFVPTAYGEMGSRLSVTTPNGERNATVVPRPFVDPRKEIPKS, from the coding sequence ATGACCGAGACCTTTGACATGGCCTTGATTCAGCGCGGGGCCCGGCTCCGCCGCTCGCCGTACTTCGAGGCCACCCTCCGCGATGGATGCCGGAGTTATACGGTCTACAACCACATGTTCCTCCCGACGCGCTATGACGACCTGCACGCGGAGTACGAGAAGCTCCTGACCGGCGTCACGGTGTGGGACGTGAGCGTCGAGCGGCAGGTGGAGATCACCGGGCCGGACGCCTTCGAGTTCACGAACCTGCTCACGCCCCGCGACCTCTCGAAGTGCGCCGTCGGGCAGGGCAAGTACGTCCTCATCGGCGCCGAGGACGGGGGCATCGTGAACGACCCCGTGCTGCTGCGCCTGGGCGAGAACCACTTCTGGCTCGCGCTGGCGGACAGCGACGTGCTGCTGTACGCGAAGGGGGTCGCGCTCAACGCCGGCCTCGACGTCGAGATCTGCGAGCCGGACGTCTCGCCCATGCAGGTGCAGGGCCCGAAGTCGAAGGAGGTCGTGCGCAGGCTCTTCGGGGAAGACGTCCTGAAGCTCCGCTACTACTGGTTCCTGGAGACGGATGTGGACGGGATCCCGGTGGTCGTGACTCGCACGGGGTGGAGCGGCGAGGTCGGCTACGAGATCTACCTGAGGGACGGAAGCCGGGGGGTCGAACTCTGGGACCGCGTGCTGGAGGCGGGCCGCGACCTGGGCATCTCTCCCACCGGTCCGTCGGACATCCGCCGCATCGAAGCCGGCATCCTCAACTACGGCATCGACATGACGCTGGACACGAACCCCTGGGAGGTCGGGCTCGGATGGCAGGTCGACTTCGATCAGGAGGGCGACTTCATCGGCCGCGAGGCGCTGGCCCGGATCGCCGAAGAGGGGCCCCGGCGGCTCCTCGCCGGCATCGAAATCTCCGGCGCGCCGCTCGACTTGAACATGCACCGCTGGCCCGTGCGCGCAGGCGGAGGCGTGAACGGGGAGGGCGGCGCGATCGGATTCGTCACGTCCGCCGTGTATTCGCCGCGTCTCGGGAAGAACATCGGTTACGCCTTCGTACCGACCGCCTACGGAGAGATGGGCTCACGGTTGAGCGTGACGACGCCTAACGGAGAGCGGAACGCCACGGTGGTGCCCCGGCCCTTCGTGGATCCCCGCAAGGAGATCCCGAAGTCCTAG
- a CDS encoding aminotransferase class V-fold PLP-dependent enzyme, whose protein sequence is MPTRRRFLARLGGSAAAAGAMTVVPTKWSTAVAAARDLSRTPGSPEEIARDEEFWIEIQKAFTTDRSLVNLNNGGVSPTPAHVLEAMKRDLDFANQIPVYNGWQILEPQREGVRARLARQWDVDPEEVAITRNASEGLQILQNGYDLERGDEVVTTTQDYGRMITTFQQRERREGIVMKQFKIPVPAEDPAEIVRLFEEQITDRTRLILMCHMINITGQILPVREVVEMARGYGIPVLVDGAHSLAHHDFTLSELNCDNYAVSLHKWLHAPVGTGLLYVRREKIPEIWPLQAAAESRDDDIRKFEAIGTHPEANFLAIGEALTFHQLVGGERKEARLVHLRNYWAEQLLEHDRVRLNTSLKPGFACGIANVQVEGIDTSALRNWLWNEHRIFTVGINHAEFTGLRISPSTYTTLEELDRFVDAMTRAVKHGIPA, encoded by the coding sequence ATGCCTACCCGCCGACGATTCCTCGCCCGCCTCGGGGGCTCCGCCGCTGCAGCCGGAGCCATGACCGTCGTTCCCACGAAGTGGAGCACCGCAGTCGCGGCGGCCCGCGACCTGTCCCGCACGCCCGGCTCCCCGGAGGAGATCGCGCGGGACGAGGAGTTCTGGATCGAGATCCAGAAGGCGTTCACCACCGACCGTTCCCTCGTCAACCTCAACAACGGAGGCGTGAGCCCGACGCCCGCCCACGTGCTCGAGGCGATGAAGCGGGACCTCGACTTCGCGAACCAGATCCCGGTCTACAACGGGTGGCAGATCCTCGAGCCGCAGCGGGAGGGCGTCCGCGCCCGGCTCGCCCGGCAGTGGGACGTGGACCCCGAGGAAGTCGCGATCACGCGCAACGCGTCCGAGGGCCTCCAGATCCTCCAGAACGGGTATGACCTGGAGCGCGGCGACGAAGTCGTGACGACGACCCAGGACTACGGGCGCATGATCACGACCTTCCAGCAGCGCGAGCGCCGCGAGGGGATCGTCATGAAGCAGTTCAAGATCCCGGTCCCGGCCGAGGATCCAGCCGAAATCGTGCGGCTGTTCGAGGAGCAGATCACCGACCGCACGCGGCTCATCCTGATGTGCCACATGATCAACATCACCGGACAGATCCTCCCCGTGCGCGAGGTCGTGGAGATGGCGCGCGGCTACGGCATCCCCGTCCTCGTCGACGGCGCACATTCACTTGCACATCACGACTTTACCCTCTCCGAGTTGAACTGCGACAACTACGCCGTCAGCCTGCACAAGTGGCTGCACGCCCCGGTCGGCACCGGACTCCTCTACGTGAGGCGGGAGAAGATCCCCGAGATCTGGCCGCTGCAGGCCGCGGCGGAAAGCCGCGACGACGACATCCGGAAGTTCGAGGCGATCGGCACCCACCCGGAGGCCAACTTCCTCGCCATCGGCGAAGCGCTCACCTTCCACCAGCTCGTCGGCGGCGAGCGCAAGGAGGCGCGTCTCGTCCACCTGCGGAACTACTGGGCCGAGCAACTCCTAGAGCACGACCGCGTGCGGCTCAACACGAGCCTCAAGCCGGGCTTCGCGTGCGGGATCGCCAACGTCCAGGTCGAGGGCATCGACACGAGCGCGCTCCGCAACTGGCTGTGGAACGAGCACCGGATCTTCACGGTCGGCATCAACCACGCGGAGTTCACGGGGCTCCGCATCTCGCCGTCCACCTATACGACGCTCGAGGAACTCGACCGCTTCGTCGACGCGATGACCCGCGCGGTGAAGCACGGCATCCCCGCCTGA